A segment of the Sanyastnella coralliicola genome:
GGGGCTTTCGGGTCTGCTTGTGAATAAGTAGAAGGAAACATACGGAATACAAAAAGGGGGCGTTTAGCCCCCTTTTCATTCTTCCATTCTAGCAACGAGCAATTTGTCGTTGGCGAAATAAAGCCGGTACGACGTCTCGGAGTAGTATCCTTGAATTAACCATTCGCCAATCTTCTGGCCCTGGTCAAATTCAGCTCTACCGGTGACCTTTCCATCGAGGTCCCAAGTGAGCCAAATCCCATCCCGTTTATTCTTGTAATAAGACCCTGACATGGTCAGCTTCCCATTCTCATTGTAGAATAGGGCTAGCTGATGCAGGTATCCGTTTTCAAAGTTCAACACACGACTTACTTCACCGTTGGGGTGAAAGATCTCAAGTTGTCCTTGGAGAGGGAGGCTGTCGGATGAACAGTATTGATCATCGACCATAATGAACTCTTGAGCATGCGTTGAAGCACTAAATAGGATGGCAATAAGTATGAATTTCAGTCTCGCCATAATGCTAAGTTAATAAAAAGTTAACATAAAAGAAACATTGACGCTCGCTTAACTGACTGAAAATTAGTTTTATAGGACAAGTCCTACAGGC
Coding sequences within it:
- a CDS encoding toxin-antitoxin system YwqK family antitoxin; the protein is MARLKFILIAILFSASTHAQEFIMVDDQYCSSDSLPLQGQLEIFHPNGEVSRVLNFENGYLHQLALFYNENGKLTMSGSYYKNKRDGIWLTWDLDGKVTGRAEFDQGQKIGEWLIQGYYSETSYRLYFANDKLLVARMEE